One genomic window of Roseateles sp. DAIF2 includes the following:
- a CDS encoding filamentous hemagglutinin N-terminal domain-containing protein: MPCAARALSLAVALAFQPALAAPPAVAPHTLPGGAQVAAGQASISQQGAHLLVQQQSQKLITNWQSFNIGSGASVQFLQPNAQAVALNRVVAGDASQILGQLRGNGQVFLVNPQGVVFGQGARVDVGGLVVSSLGIKDQDFLNGQYRFGAEGAAGGIANAGQLNGRFVVLVAPTLDNSGRIQAADGGQAALLAGGGARLQLDAGGLVSVQLDAAATEATIRNSGALIADGGRVLLSAQSAAPGLAAAINQSGTVRASSLAERQGEIWLDGGRGSVELAGQTLAQGQAGGLAGGKIVATADTLKVSGRVDASGAAGGGTLLLGGGVQGKDASVREARSVALEAGSRVAADGGSGRGGTVVAWSGEHTRTRGELSAQGGAGGGFIETSSRGRMDVGGRVVTGAGGTWLTDPTDFVLDSSNKATYEGYLNTGGTVNIDADNSITINDDLAKTSGPDATLNFRSNGNITQAAGKSISSQSGLLNISFWGSLASETNYVGGNVLLGGSLSSNGGSVNFYKPTTLASAAPVSTKLLGISAGTAGAIVFHRDVKLASPTLAVSLSSQGAQSGSTYVGAGGAIEFKGKIESGVVGAIGTMVPQGLTLDSTGTVPGAITLRDSVGSVANPLARLTLTGPMQIALEAAEINLRATSGDVLTASSTLGTPTLVLGAAHTDIRVTGGTVNGVTGYADYKQETFNIGVKDATARSLTITADRSIKLKNSRIDGVTNAGGNKLDVRLNAYNADAAGGGAIHLNNAQIRSNGGLVALGGSGTAAAGAAVGTAADPDGNTDGIQIFNSQIATTGGALSLAARAPDSLAAGAGIHVFGLSTLDSGSGDLSLSAAVKNASSAGNKDAVVIGEGSSSQVSLLASGAGRISIQGDASFVGNVTSGSRYNGVIVSQGALVQTDAGKITVQGKGGGGNDFVSDQNHGVRLDTAKTRLLSNSGDITIGGVSGGKVGSVGIFSAGNEIYLGRMGAGSNTGHIELVADSMFLTNSSATRLQAASGGELRLRSWSDNRNISLGATDLNDVNGALALGSTWFSGANAVFQPGFANLTIGEAGMTPVASRGQLSVDGATTVRDHLNLAMQGAGGKVQLNAALTVQGTGASGTERTLSLRVADGARSGETGLLTVDKLHLIGAGEFKLIAPNLINTVAGTGLNGAVTLKNAQALLVGAVGSTSRGVASGPAQGLSTTAGQDITLSTSAGNLRLERNIEAGSGAVSLTAQAGSVLESGSAIVRADRLAVASQTSSSLLNANEVRGLAAQLSGTEANLSLRSTGALNIESVAGLNGVIVPGTLWLQAEGGALTQSQAVAARSAALQAAGDIVLTQRNAAGAANRIGTLAARTGNGELKLLNAIGMTVGAAGTADAGATLAGIDVGQRGVRVEAGSGNLVLANSIKAGANATVSLQASQGAINQLGSAGATEGRAPIITAGALLLSAADSSALMNENEVGRLAAEVGGSAKDLSFVGRHGVVFDAVSDIEGRTLRGLAISGKAWVEAREGDIRQTEAVKVDALGLKASGEIALALNQGGSAANQIANLAARAGTGNIHVVSRGGMQVSAVGTAASQAVHGQALVGVASNDRDITLRSTQGELALGQSVSAGKAVLSLEAAQGVRQLGGAIQADGLRVLAGGAIDLQQDQNRVRVLAASGQGPLAYRDADGLEIGTVTVSLGQQAGRSAGLNSGQGEQLVQSGGALLLSQDVQAGAGLVSLEAADGGIRQSGGNLAADKLRLLAGGKGDVALQQAGNRFGQVAARVAGGNLALQTQGPLNVTSLARGLGGNSAERGLDGLDTAAGNGAQSLKSGGALQLAQQLKAGQGSIALDVADGGVRQSVGAVTAAALRIKAGGVGAVELQQAGNQVQRLGAEVAQGTLAYNNAGALTLEALGTRDREQLIRAGGAITLSDSLRAGAATVSLEAKGGIQQSGGILDADALRLLAGGDVSLQRQGNRIGQVAAQLSEGGLALHSEAALTLGSVRRERGGEDKHRTLAGIDTGTRQQTLSSAGAITLAADVKGGQIGMVSAQGGIRQTAGSLQAAALEARSAGSVAEVTLRQAGNRIERFAAQSAGGVALENQGSLVIGQVGASRGITAGGAVFVRASADLSLQEGGKVSSASSSRQAVVLAAGQAFRNQAGADAVAAPSGRWLIYDDNPFLDLSRLGGLKLGFLQTGTVYAALPPDRVQQQGSGYITTGVPPVPEQFARLVGGAAAAENSGNLATHAQGSRVARAGLKPALWQRDADAGQRQQQGAAGLSLEGADWAVDLRPGERFVSPLQELLGAPAEEQATVETEAARLADGGALPAWLSYDAGSRQFAGLVPPDLAKPIRVRVLLRSAPGAAPKAFELDFVPKQQ, encoded by the coding sequence ATGCCCTGCGCCGCGCGCGCGCTGTCGCTCGCGGTGGCCCTGGCCTTCCAGCCGGCCCTGGCGGCCCCGCCGGCCGTGGCCCCCCACACCCTGCCCGGCGGCGCCCAGGTGGCGGCCGGCCAGGCCAGCATCAGCCAGCAGGGCGCCCACCTGCTGGTGCAGCAGCAAAGCCAGAAGCTGATCACCAACTGGCAGAGCTTCAACATCGGCAGCGGCGCCAGCGTGCAGTTCCTGCAGCCCAATGCGCAGGCGGTAGCGCTGAACCGCGTCGTCGCCGGCGACGCCTCGCAGATCCTCGGCCAGCTGCGCGGCAACGGCCAGGTCTTCCTGGTTAACCCGCAGGGCGTGGTGTTCGGCCAGGGCGCGCGCGTCGATGTCGGCGGCCTGGTAGTGTCCTCGCTGGGCATCAAGGACCAGGATTTCCTGAACGGCCAGTACCGCTTCGGCGCTGAGGGCGCGGCCGGCGGCATCGCCAATGCCGGCCAGTTGAACGGCCGCTTCGTCGTGCTGGTGGCACCGACCCTGGACAACAGCGGCCGGATCCAGGCCGCGGACGGCGGCCAGGCGGCCCTGCTGGCCGGCGGCGGCGCGCGCCTGCAGCTGGATGCCGGCGGCCTGGTTTCGGTGCAGCTGGATGCGGCGGCCACCGAGGCCACGATCCGCAACAGCGGCGCGCTGATCGCCGACGGCGGCCGCGTGCTGCTGAGCGCGCAGTCGGCGGCGCCGGGCCTGGCCGCGGCGATCAACCAGAGCGGCACGGTGCGCGCCAGCAGCCTGGCCGAACGCCAGGGCGAGATCTGGCTGGACGGCGGCCGCGGCAGCGTCGAGCTCGCGGGCCAGACCCTGGCCCAGGGCCAGGCCGGCGGCCTGGCCGGCGGCAAGATCGTCGCCACCGCCGACACCTTGAAGGTCAGCGGCAGGGTCGATGCCTCGGGCGCGGCCGGCGGCGGCACGCTGCTGCTGGGCGGCGGCGTGCAGGGCAAGGACGCCTCGGTGCGCGAGGCGCGCAGCGTGGCACTGGAGGCCGGCAGCCGGGTCGCGGCCGACGGCGGCAGCGGCCGCGGCGGCACGGTCGTGGCCTGGTCGGGCGAACACACCCGCACCCGCGGCGAGCTCAGCGCCCAAGGCGGCGCCGGCGGCGGCTTCATCGAGACCTCCAGCCGCGGCCGCATGGACGTGGGCGGCCGGGTCGTCACCGGCGCCGGCGGCACCTGGCTGACCGACCCGACCGACTTCGTGCTGGACAGCAGCAACAAGGCCACCTACGAGGGCTATCTGAACACCGGCGGCACGGTCAACATCGACGCCGACAACAGCATCACGATCAACGACGACCTGGCCAAGACCTCGGGCCCGGACGCCACGCTGAACTTCCGCAGCAACGGCAACATCACGCAGGCGGCCGGCAAGTCGATCTCCTCGCAGTCCGGCCTGCTGAACATCAGCTTCTGGGGCAGTCTGGCGAGCGAAACCAACTATGTGGGCGGCAACGTGCTGCTGGGCGGCTCGCTCTCCAGCAATGGCGGCAGCGTCAACTTCTACAAGCCCACCACCCTGGCCAGCGCGGCCCCGGTCTCGACCAAGCTGCTGGGCATCAGCGCCGGCACGGCCGGCGCCATCGTGTTCCACCGCGACGTCAAGCTGGCCTCGCCGACCCTGGCGGTCAGCCTGAGCAGCCAGGGTGCGCAGAGCGGCTCCACCTATGTGGGCGCCGGTGGCGCGATCGAGTTCAAGGGCAAGATCGAATCCGGCGTGGTCGGCGCGATCGGCACGATGGTGCCGCAAGGCCTGACCCTGGACAGCACCGGCACCGTGCCCGGCGCCATCACCCTGCGCGACAGCGTCGGCAGCGTGGCCAACCCGCTGGCCCGCCTGACCCTGACCGGCCCGATGCAGATCGCGCTGGAGGCCGCCGAGATCAATCTGCGCGCCACCTCGGGCGATGTGCTGACCGCCTCCTCCACCCTGGGCACGCCGACCCTGGTGCTGGGCGCCGCCCACACCGACATCCGCGTCACCGGCGGCACGGTCAACGGCGTCACCGGCTATGCCGACTACAAGCAGGAGACCTTCAATATCGGCGTCAAGGATGCGACGGCACGCAGCCTCACCATCACCGCCGATCGCTCGATCAAGCTGAAGAACAGCCGGATCGACGGCGTGACGAATGCCGGCGGCAACAAGCTGGATGTGCGCCTGAACGCCTACAACGCTGACGCGGCCGGCGGCGGCGCGATCCACCTGAACAATGCGCAGATCCGCTCCAACGGCGGCCTGGTCGCGCTGGGCGGCAGCGGCACGGCCGCGGCCGGCGCGGCGGTGGGCACGGCGGCCGATCCGGACGGCAACACCGACGGCATCCAGATCTTCAACAGCCAGATCGCCACGACCGGCGGCGCGCTGAGCCTCGCCGCACGCGCGCCGGACTCGCTGGCCGCGGGCGCCGGCATCCATGTGTTCGGCCTCTCCACCCTGGACAGCGGCAGCGGCGACCTGAGCCTGAGCGCCGCGGTCAAGAACGCCTCCAGCGCCGGCAACAAGGACGCGGTGGTGATCGGCGAGGGCAGCTCCTCCCAGGTCTCGCTGCTGGCCTCGGGCGCCGGCCGCATCAGCATCCAGGGCGATGCCAGCTTCGTCGGCAACGTCACCTCGGGCTCGCGCTACAACGGCGTGATCGTCTCGCAGGGCGCGCTGGTGCAGACCGATGCCGGCAAGATCACGGTGCAGGGCAAGGGCGGCGGCGGCAACGACTTCGTGTCCGACCAGAATCATGGCGTGCGCCTGGACACGGCCAAGACCCGCCTGCTGTCGAACAGCGGCGACATCACGATCGGCGGCGTCAGCGGCGGCAAGGTCGGCTCGGTCGGCATCTTCAGCGCCGGCAACGAGATCTACCTGGGCCGCATGGGCGCCGGCAGCAACACCGGCCACATCGAGCTGGTCGCGGACAGCATGTTCCTGACCAACAGCTCGGCCACCCGACTGCAGGCCGCCAGCGGCGGCGAGCTGCGCCTGCGCAGCTGGAGCGACAACCGCAACATCAGCCTCGGCGCCACCGACCTCAATGACGTGAACGGCGCGCTGGCGCTGGGCAGCACCTGGTTCAGCGGCGCCAATGCGGTGTTCCAGCCGGGCTTCGCCAACCTCACGATCGGCGAGGCCGGCATGACGCCGGTGGCGAGCCGCGGCCAGCTCAGCGTGGACGGCGCCACCACGGTGCGCGACCACCTGAACCTGGCGATGCAGGGCGCCGGCGGCAAGGTGCAGCTGAATGCCGCGCTGACCGTGCAGGGCACGGGCGCCTCGGGCACCGAGCGCACGCTGTCGCTGCGCGTGGCCGACGGCGCGCGCAGCGGCGAGACCGGCCTGCTGACCGTGGACAAGCTGCACCTGATCGGCGCCGGCGAGTTCAAGCTGATCGCGCCCAACCTGATCAACACCGTGGCCGGCACCGGCCTGAACGGCGCCGTGACCCTGAAGAACGCCCAGGCCCTGCTGGTCGGCGCCGTCGGCTCCACCAGCCGCGGCGTGGCCAGCGGCCCGGCCCAGGGCCTGTCCACCACGGCCGGTCAGGACATCACCCTGTCCACCAGCGCCGGCAACCTGCGCCTGGAACGCAATATCGAGGCCGGCAGCGGCGCGGTGAGCCTCACCGCCCAGGCCGGTTCGGTGCTGGAGAGTGGCAGCGCCATCGTCCGGGCGGACCGCCTGGCCGTGGCCTCGCAGACCAGCTCTTCCCTGCTGAATGCCAACGAGGTGCGCGGCCTGGCCGCCCAGCTCAGCGGCACCGAGGCGAACTTGAGCCTGCGCAGCACCGGCGCGCTCAACATCGAGAGCGTGGCCGGCCTGAATGGCGTGATCGTGCCGGGCACCCTGTGGCTGCAGGCCGAGGGCGGCGCGCTGACCCAGAGCCAGGCGGTGGCCGCGCGCAGCGCGGCGCTGCAGGCGGCCGGCGACATCGTGCTGACCCAGCGCAACGCCGCCGGCGCGGCCAACCGCATCGGCACCCTGGCCGCGCGCACCGGCAACGGCGAGCTCAAGTTGCTCAATGCCATCGGCATGACCGTGGGCGCGGCCGGCACGGCCGACGCCGGCGCCACCCTGGCCGGCATCGACGTGGGCCAGCGCGGCGTGCGCGTCGAGGCCGGCAGCGGCAACCTGGTGCTGGCCAACAGCATCAAGGCCGGCGCCAACGCCACGGTCAGCCTGCAGGCCAGCCAGGGCGCGATCAACCAGCTCGGCAGCGCCGGCGCCACCGAGGGCCGTGCGCCCATCATCACGGCCGGCGCGCTGCTGCTCTCGGCCGCCGACAGCTCCGCGCTGATGAACGAGAACGAGGTCGGCCGCCTGGCCGCCGAGGTCGGCGGCAGCGCCAAGGACCTGAGTTTCGTCGGCCGCCACGGCGTGGTGTTCGACGCGGTCAGCGACATCGAGGGCCGCACCCTGCGCGGCCTGGCCATCAGCGGCAAGGCCTGGGTCGAGGCCCGCGAAGGCGACATCCGCCAGACCGAGGCGGTCAAGGTCGATGCGCTGGGCCTGAAGGCCAGCGGCGAGATCGCACTGGCGCTGAACCAGGGCGGCAGCGCCGCCAACCAGATCGCCAATCTGGCGGCGCGCGCCGGCACCGGCAACATCCACGTGGTGTCGCGCGGCGGGATGCAGGTCAGCGCGGTCGGCACCGCGGCCAGCCAGGCCGTCCACGGCCAGGCCCTGGTCGGCGTGGCCAGCAATGACCGCGACATCACCCTGCGCAGCACGCAGGGCGAGCTGGCGCTGGGCCAGTCGGTCAGCGCCGGCAAGGCGGTGCTGAGCCTGGAGGCGGCGCAGGGCGTGCGCCAGCTGGGCGGCGCGATCCAGGCCGATGGCCTGCGCGTGCTGGCCGGCGGCGCGATCGATCTGCAGCAGGACCAGAACCGGGTGCGCGTGCTGGCCGCCAGCGGCCAGGGCCCGCTGGCCTACCGCGATGCCGACGGCCTGGAGATCGGCACCGTGACGGTGAGCCTGGGTCAGCAGGCCGGCCGCAGCGCCGGCCTGAACTCGGGCCAGGGTGAGCAACTGGTGCAGAGCGGCGGCGCCCTGCTGCTGAGCCAGGATGTGCAGGCCGGCGCGGGCCTGGTCAGCCTGGAAGCGGCCGATGGCGGCATCCGCCAGAGCGGCGGCAACCTGGCGGCCGACAAGCTGCGCCTGCTGGCCGGCGGCAAGGGCGATGTGGCGCTGCAGCAGGCGGGCAACCGCTTCGGCCAGGTCGCGGCCCGTGTGGCCGGCGGCAACCTGGCGCTGCAGACCCAGGGCCCGCTGAACGTCACCAGCCTGGCGCGTGGCCTGGGCGGCAACAGCGCCGAGCGCGGCCTCGACGGTCTGGATACCGCGGCCGGCAACGGCGCGCAGAGCCTGAAGAGCGGTGGCGCGCTGCAGCTGGCGCAGCAGCTGAAGGCCGGCCAGGGCAGCATCGCGCTGGACGTGGCCGACGGCGGCGTGCGCCAGAGCGTTGGCGCGGTCACGGCCGCGGCGCTGCGCATCAAGGCCGGCGGCGTGGGTGCGGTCGAACTGCAGCAGGCCGGCAACCAGGTCCAGCGCCTCGGCGCCGAGGTGGCCCAGGGCACGCTGGCCTACAACAATGCCGGCGCCCTGACCCTGGAAGCCCTCGGCACCCGCGACCGCGAGCAGCTGATCCGCGCCGGCGGCGCCATCACTCTGAGCGACAGCCTGCGAGCCGGTGCCGCCACCGTCAGCCTGGAGGCCAAGGGCGGCATCCAGCAGAGCGGCGGCATCCTGGACGCCGACGCGCTGCGCCTGCTGGCCGGCGGCGATGTGAGCCTGCAGCGCCAGGGCAACCGCATCGGCCAGGTGGCCGCACAGCTGAGCGAGGGCGGCCTGGCCCTGCACAGCGAAGCCGCGCTGACACTCGGCAGTGTGCGGCGCGAGCGGGGCGGTGAGGACAAGCACCGCACGCTGGCCGGCATCGACACCGGCACGCGTCAGCAGACTCTGTCCAGCGCCGGTGCGATCACCCTGGCGGCCGACGTCAAGGGCGGCCAGATCGGCATGGTCTCGGCGCAGGGCGGTATCCGTCAGACCGCCGGCAGCCTGCAAGCCGCGGCGCTGGAGGCGCGTAGCGCCGGCAGCGTGGCCGAGGTGACGCTGCGCCAGGCGGGCAACCGCATCGAGCGCTTCGCCGCGCAGAGCGCGGGCGGCGTCGCGCTGGAGAACCAGGGCAGCCTGGTGATCGGCCAGGTCGGCGCCAGCCGCGGCATCACGGCTGGCGGCGCGGTCTTCGTGCGCGCCAGCGCCGACCTGAGCCTGCAGGAGGGCGGCAAGGTCAGCAGCGCCTCGAGCTCGCGTCAGGCCGTGGTGCTGGCGGCCGGCCAGGCCTTCCGCAACCAGGCCGGCGCGGACGCGGTCGCGGCCCCGTCCGGCCGCTGGCTGATCTACGACGACAACCCCTTCCTGGACCTGTCGCGCCTGGGAGGCCTGAAGCTGGGCTTCCTGCAGACCGGCACCGTCTACGCGGCCCTGCCGCCGGATCGGGTGCAGCAGCAAGGGTCCGGCTACATCACGACCGGCGTGCCGCCGGTGCCCGAGCAGTTCGCCCGCCTGGTCGGCGGCGCGGCCGCGGCCGAGAACTCCGGCAACCTGGCCACCCATGCCCAGGGTTCGCGCGTGGCCCGCGCCGGCCTCAAGCCGGCCCTGTGGCAGCGCGATGCCGATGCCGGGCAACGCCAGCAACAGGGTGCCGCCGGGCTGAGCCTGGAGGGCGCGGACTGGGCCGTGGACCTGCGCCCCGGCGAGCGTTTCGTCAGCCCCTTGCAGGAGCTGCTGGGTGCGCCGGCCGAGGAGCAAGCCACGGTCGAGACCGAAGCCGCGCGCCTGGCCGATGGCGGCGCCCTGCCCGCCTGGCTGAGCTATGACGCCGGCAGCCGCCAGTTCGCCGGCTTGGTGCCGCCCGACCTGGCCAAACCGATCCGCGTGCGCGTGCTACTGCGCAGCGCGCCGGGCGCGGCGCCCAAAGCCTTCGAGCTGGACTTCGTGCCGAAGCAACAGTAA
- a CDS encoding VOC family protein, which translates to MLHHIEIYVSDLERSIAFWSPLMERLQYESERWSGGINCGQGHTYLCFLQAPAEHLAAGYHRKRVGLNHLAFHAGSRQQVDELAAWLRAAGHRLLYEDRYPHAGGSGHYALFCEDPDRIKVEVVAPHEA; encoded by the coding sequence ATGCTGCACCACATCGAGATCTACGTCAGCGACCTCGAACGCTCGATCGCCTTCTGGTCGCCGCTGATGGAACGCCTGCAGTACGAGTCCGAGCGCTGGTCGGGCGGGATCAACTGCGGACAGGGCCACACCTATCTGTGCTTTCTGCAGGCGCCGGCCGAGCATCTGGCGGCCGGCTATCACCGCAAGCGGGTGGGACTGAACCATCTCGCGTTCCACGCCGGCTCGCGCCAGCAGGTCGACGAGCTGGCCGCCTGGCTCAGGGCGGCCGGGCACCGGCTGCTGTACGAGGACCGCTATCCCCATGCCGGCGGCTCCGGGCATTACGCGCTGTTCTGCGAGGACCCGGATCGCATCAAGGTGGAAGTGGTGGCGCCGCACGAGGCCTGA